Proteins encoded together in one Aminipila butyrica window:
- a CDS encoding type II toxin-antitoxin system PemK/MazF family toxin, translated as MRIYKGDMFYADLTPVVGCEQGGIRPVLIIQNDIGNRYSPTVIVAAITSRTEKNLLPTHIQLCSQQYGLRQNSLVLLEQVRTIDRSRLREYIGHLSEPKMQQVNEALAVSFGLDALLPEPQMSLSL; from the coding sequence ATGCGTATCTACAAAGGCGATATGTTCTACGCCGATTTAACCCCTGTGGTTGGCTGTGAGCAGGGCGGCATCAGGCCGGTACTGATTATCCAAAATGATATTGGAAACCGCTACAGTCCCACCGTTATCGTGGCCGCTATTACCAGTCGCACCGAAAAGAACCTGCTGCCCACTCATATCCAGTTGTGCAGCCAGCAGTATGGGCTACGGCAGAATTCCCTTGTGCTTTTGGAGCAGGTGCGAACCATTGACCGTTCCCGCCTGCGTGAGTACATAGGCCATTTAAGCGAACCAAAGATGCAGCAGGTCAATGAAGCCTTAGCCGTGAGCTTCGGTCTGGATGCCCTGTTGCCGGAACCGCAAATGAGCCTGAGTTTGTAA
- a CDS encoding recombinase family protein, protein MDKKSAWIYCRIDAPEDIHGVLKGQYERLETYAAQMGFAVVGSSQDLGSGLHFDHPGLQTVLEAAKAGSFHILLVDSVSRIGRDMAKTMNFIQTISNCGISIYSPMEGEIKLSDLAMLLFQLR, encoded by the coding sequence ATGGACAAGAAATCCGCTTGGATTTATTGCCGCATCGATGCGCCGGAAGATATCCACGGAGTTTTAAAAGGACAATACGAGAGGTTGGAAACCTATGCAGCACAGATGGGGTTTGCCGTTGTCGGCTCCTCACAGGACTTGGGCAGCGGTCTGCATTTTGACCACCCCGGCCTGCAGACTGTTCTGGAAGCAGCAAAAGCCGGGAGCTTTCATATCCTGCTGGTGGATTCGGTAAGCCGGATCGGGCGGGATATGGCAAAGACCATGAACTTTATTCAAACAATCAGCAACTGTGGAATCAGCATTTATTCCCCGATGGAGGGCGAAATCAAGCTGTCTGATTTGGCAATGCTGCTGTTTCAATTGCGATAG